In the Carboxydothermus hydrogenoformans Z-2901 genome, ATCAAGGGTGGGAGTTCTAACAGCTTTCTTCTTTGCTTGTCCACCGGCCTGGCCGGAGGTTCCGGGAATTGGGCCACCACTTAGCACCTGGGTAATTTCAGCCCGTACCCTTTCCAAATCAGCACCGAGGCTTACCAAAACTCTGGCGGCCACCCCTTCTCCTTCCCGGATTAAACCCAAAAGCAAATGTTCAGTACCAACATAGTTATGGCCAAACCGGGCCGCCTCATCTACCGATAGTTCCAAAACTCTTTTTGCCCTTGGGGTAAAAGCAATCTCCGCCGGCATCGGCCCTTCCCCGGGGCCAACCAGTTCTAAAATTTTTTCCCGAACTTTCTGGCCATCAATACCAAGGTTTTCTAAAACTTTTGCCGCAACACTTTCTCCTTCATTTATAATTCCCAAAAGCAGATGTTCCGTAGCTACATAAGGATAATTCATTTTTCTTGCTTCTTCCTGAGCCATTCTAATAACTTTTTGGGCTCTTTGGGTAAACTTGTCAAACATCCTCTCACTCCTCCTTTAATTACTTTTTAATTTTTCCCTGATAATTTTCGCCCGTTCCCAGTCCCGTTCAGCAGGATCTAAGGGTCTCTGGGCCAAATTTGTGAGATAAGCCGGAGCTGTAGCTACAATTAACTCATTAAATACACTCCGCTTAATCTCCGGAAGTATCTTTAATTCCACTCCTAACCTCACTTTTGATAGTAAGTTCATTGCCTCATCGGAAGATATCATCCGGGCACTAGTCAAAATACCGTATGACCGCCACAGTTCATCCTCCAAAGCATGCCGGTTTTCCCGGTATAAAGCTTCCCGTGCCATTCGCTCCTGATTTATTATTTGCCGGGTAACCGAAATAACATTCTCGATAATTTCCTCCTCCGTTAAACCAAGGGTAATCTGGTTAGATACCTGATACAAATCTCCGCGGGCTTTTGTTCCTTCGCCGTATAATCCCCGGACCGTAAGTCCAAGTTTGGCAGTATTGTTTAAAAGGCTGGGAATTTGATTGGTATAGGTTAAACCCGGGAGGTGCAACATAGTTGAAGCTCGAATTCCCGTACCGGTATTGGTAGGGCAAGCAGTTAAGTAACCGTATTTTTCGGAGAAAGCATAAAACAGCTTTTCTTCTAATTTATCATCGACCATGGTAGCAATATTATATGCTTCCCTCAGTTCCAATCCCGGCAAGAGAACCTGTAAGCGAATATGGTCTTCTTCATTTATCATCAAAGCTATTCGCTCATCTTCCGTACAGGCAAAAGCCCGCCGGGGATGGCCATCGGCATGGTCAGGGCTAATTAAATGTTTTTCCACCAGCACCTGCCGTTCAATAGGCGCTAACGTAACTAATTTAAAAAACTCGGTCTTGCCAAATTTTTGTTTAAACCCCCTGCTGGTAACGGCCTTTTCCACCTCTTTTGTAACAAAACCTGCGGTTTCTTCGTCCATCAAATGGGGAAACGGGACATCTTTTAAGTTGCGGGCAAGTCTGATACGACTTGAAACCACGATATCCGCATCAGTTCCGGTACCGGCCATCCAGGGAGAAAAACTATTGGTTAATAAACTCATTTCCCCACCCCCTACTCTTTAAGAGAAGCTTCTAATTCTTTTATTTTATCCCGTAATTCCGCCGCTTTTTCAAACTCTTCTTTACTTACCGCTTCATTTAAAGCTTTTTTTAAGTTTTCAATTTCCCGTAGTATTTTTATTTTACCGCCAGTCTTTGCTGGAAATTTGCCACGGTGTTCGGTACTTCCGTGTATTTTTCTTAAAGCTTGTTCTACTCTGTCTTTAAAGGTTTCATAACACTGGCTGCATCCCAAGAAACCTGAATTAATAAATTGGTTTTCGGTAAGTCCGCAGACAGGACATCTTTTAGTGACACCTACATTTCCTCCAGAAATGCCAAAATCCCCTAAAACATCATGCCCCATAAGTCCTTTTAATAAGTTTTGAAAAGTTAGTTGAGGTGAAAAATTAAAAGTATGACCCAATTCCTGAGCACATTGAGTACAAAGATTCATTTCCGTTTTTTGCCCATTTATTACTCTGGTAATATGCATGGTGGCTGGATTTTGCCCACAGCGTTCACATAACATTTAATTCCCCTCCTCCGCATTAAGCACTCCCGCTATCATACTTTTTAGAAGAAGTGCTCTTAATTCATCTCGATAGGGTAATGGTACCTGCAATACTTTACGGTCAACAGCAATTGTTAAAAGCCTCTTTTCCCTTTCGGTAATGCTTCCGGCTTCATATAAAGCCTTAATAATTTCCCGGGCTTTACTTTCTGAAACGGCATCACCAATTGCCTCAAATATTCTTTGATAAAATGCTTCCCGGTCCTGGTCGGCAATTTTTATAATGCGGATATAACCGCCCCCACCACGTCGGCTTTCAATTAGGTAACCATGTTCGAGAGTAAAACGGGTTGCTAAAACATAATTTATCTGGGAAGGTACGCATCTTAACTTTTCAGCAAGCTCATTTCTTTGAATTTCCACCACCCGGTCTTCACTTTCTTGGATTAGTTTTTTGATATACTGCTCAATCAAATCAGCAAGCGAAGGCATCATCCACCACCTCGTCTGACTTTGTTTGACTTTTACTTTTATATTAGCATAATTGGTGTATTTTGACAAGGGCTTTTAAATTATTTTTTCAAAAAAATAAAGCTTTTATCCCGGCCGAGATAAAAGCTTCGATTCATCCAACATTTCCTTGCCATAACTAATTTTTTATTTTTTTATTGATTTATCCCTACCACTTATCACCTAATACCAACCACATAAAATAAATTGGCTCCTCGAGCAGGATTCGAACCTGCAACCCTCCGGTTAACAGCCGGATGCTCTACCGTTGAGCTATCGAGGAGCGTTTTTAAGTCTATTTAATTTTCTACTTCTATAAGTAATTTTAAATACTTTTTTTCAGCATTTCAATAGTTTTTTTATACCAAAGTTTTTAAGATCAAATATATAAAGATTTTAAGATTTTTTACCGACCACCTAACACATACGACCTACCACTAAAAATAAAATGGCTCCCCGAGCAGGATTCGAACCTGCAACCCTCCGGTTAACAGCCGGATGCTCTACCGTTGAGCTATCGGGGAGTATAAATTTTCCGGCAGCGACCTACTCTCCCAGGACCTATCGTCCCAGTACCATTGGCGCTGGAGGGCTTAACTGCCGTGTTCGGAATGGGAACGGGTGTTTCCCCTCCGCTATGGCCACCGGAAACTTTTTTTCTGTTCCCTCAAAACTGCACAGAGGTTGTTTTTTTGAAGGTCAAGTCCTCGACCTATTAGTACCGGTCCGCTCAACCGATTGCTCGGCTTACACGCCCGGCCTATCTACCGGATCTTCTCTCCGGGGTCTTACTCTGGATTGCTCCAGATGGGAAACCTCATCTCGGGGCTGGCTTCGCGCTTAGATGCTTTCAGCGCTTATCCATTCCGCACTTGGCTACCCAGCGGTGCCCCTGGCGAGACAACTGGTTCACCAGCGGTGCGTCCATCCCGGTCCTCTCGTACTAAGGACAGCACCCCTCAAGTTTCCTACGCCCGCGATGGATAGGGACCGAACTGTCTCACGACGTTCTGAACCCAGCTCACGTACCGCTTTAATGGGCGAACAGCCCAACCCTTGGGACCTACTTCAGCCCCAGGATGCGATGAGCCGACATCGAGGTGCCAAACCCCGCCGTCGATGTGGACTCTTGGGCGGGATCAGCCTGTTATCCCCGGGGTAGCTTTTATCCGTTGAGCGATGGCCCTTCCACTCGGTACCACCGGATCACTAAGCCCGTGTTTCCACCCAGCTCGACCCGTCGGTCTCGCTGTCAAGCACCCTTATGCCTTTGCACTCGCCGCGCGATTTCCATCCGCGCTGAGGGTACCTTTGGGCGCCTCCGTTACCCTTTAGGAGGCGACCGCCCCAGTCAAACTGCCCACCTGACACTGTCCCCACACCCGTTCCAGGGCACCAGGTTAGAACTTCAGTGTCGTAAGGGTGGTATCCCACCGCCGGCTCCACCTGAGCTGGCGCCCAGGTCTCTCAGCCTCCCACCTATCCTGTACATACGCCACCAAAATTCAATGCCAGGCTACAGTAAAGCTCCACGGGGTCTTTCTGTCCTATCGCGGGTAACCTGCATCTTCACAGGTACTACAATTTCACCGAGCCCCTCGTCGAGACAGCGCCCAAGTCGTTACGCCTTTCGTGCGGGTCGGAACTTACCCGACAAGGAATTTCGCTACCTTAGGACCGTTATAGTTACGGCCGCCGTTTACTGGGGCTTCGGTTCAGAGCTTCGCCTTTCGGCTAACCCTTCCCCTTAACCTTCCAGCACCGGGCAGGCGTCAGCCCCTATACTTCAGCTTCCCGCTTTAGCAGAGACCTGTGTTTTTGGTAAACAGTCGCTTGGGCCTCTTCTCTGCGACCCCCTCGGGCTCCGGTCGCTCCCAACCTTCACCCTACCGGGGCACCCCTTCTCCCGAAGTTACAGGGTCATTTTGCCGAGTTCCTTAACGAGGGTTCTCTCGCGCGCCTGTGGATTCTCTCCTCGCCTACCTGTGTCGGTTTGCGGTACGGGCACCCTCGCCCTCGGTAGAGGCTTTTCTCGGCAGCTTGGATTCGGTTGCTTCGGTACTCTATCTTCCCTCCCCTTCACCTCTCGGGCTTTCCGTGGGACGGATTTGCCTATCCCACACCCTACCGGCTTGGACGCGCTTTTCCAGCCGCGCGCTCAACCTATCCTTCTGCGTCACCCCTTCCCTCAAGCGGGCTCGGGTGGCAGGGGATTCTCAACCCCTTCCCCATCACCTACGCCTCTCGGCCTCGGCTTAGGTCCCGGCTTACCCTGGGCGGACGAGCCTTCCCCAGGAACCCTTAGGCTTCCGGCGGGCAGGATTCTCACCTGCCTTCTCGCTTACTTATGCCGGCATTCTCACTTCCTACCTGTCCACGTAACCTCCCGGTTACGCTTCCCCCAGGTAAGAACGCTCCCCTACCCATACTGGAAGTCGGTACCTCCAACTCCCAGCATGCCGAAGTTTCGGTGGCGTGCTTGAGCCCCGCTACATTTTCGGCGCAGAGTCACTCGACTAGTGAGCTATTACGCACTCTTTAAATGATGGCTGCTTCTAAGCCAACATCCTAGTTGTCTTCGCAACTCCACATCCTTCCCCACTTAGCACGCCCTTTGGGACCTTAACTGTCGGTCTGGGCTGTTCCCCTCTCGACCATGAAGCTTTTCCCCCATGGTCTGACTCCCTGCCTCTAAGCTACAGGTATTCGGAGTTTAACTGGGTTCGGTAACCCGTGAAGGCCCCTAGCCCAATCAGTGCTCTACCCCCTGTAGCCACCAGCAGAGGCTAGGCCTATACCTATTTCGGGGAGAACCAGCTATCTCCGGGTTCGATTGGCATTTCACCCCTACCCACAGCTCATCCGCCGCCTTTTCAACGACGGTCGGTTCGGGCCTCCAGCTGGTCTTACCCAGCTTTCACCCTGGCCATGGGTAGATCACCCGGTTTCGGGTCTGCTGCACGCAACTTCCGCCCTCTTCGGACTCGCTTTCGCTTCGGCTCCGGCCTCCCCAGCCTTAACCTCGCTGCGTACAGCAACTCGCCGGCCCGTTCTACAAAAAGTACGCCGTCAGGCTTTCATCGCCCTCCGACTGCTTGTAGGCATACGGTTTCAGGTCCTATTTCACTCCCCTCCCGGGGTGCTTTTCACCTTTCCCTCACGGTACTCGTCCTCTATCGGTCGCCAGCGGGTATTTAGCCTTGGAGGGTGGTCCCCCCTGCTTCCCATAGGGTTCCTCGTGCCCCATGGTACTCAGGCTCGTACGCTGCAGCTACGCGTAATTTCGGATACAGGGCTTTCACCTTCTATGGCGGAGTTTCCCAACTCCTTCTCCTATTACGCTTCACTGCCGGGTACATGGCAGTGTACCCACCCGTACGGCCTCCTACCCCGCATACGCAACGGCTGCCACCTTTCCCACGTATGCGGTTTGGGCTCCTCCCCTTTCGCTCGCCGCTACTCAGGGAATCTCTTCTTGATTTCTTCTCCTCCGGGTACTAAGATGTTTCAGTTCCCCGGGTTCCCCCCGTACACCTATGTGTTCAGTGTACGGTGACCGGCCATTACGCCGGCCGGGTTCCCCCATTCGGAAATCCGCGGATCTACGCTCGCTTGCAGCTCCCCGCGGCTTTTCGCAGCTTGCCACGTCCTTCTTCGGCCTCTGGCGCCAAGGCATCCACCGTATGCCCTTACTAACTTGACCTTCTCCTTTTTACCCCCAACCTCTGTGCAGTTTTCAAAGAACAGCTATTAAATGGTGGAGATGAGCGGACTCGAACCGCTGACCCCCTGCTTGCAAGGCAGGTGCTCTCCCAGCTGAGCTACACCCCCACACTACATGTTTTTATATTTTAATTTTTTATGGTGGGCCTAAGTGGACTTGAACCACTGACCTCACGCTTATCAGGCGTGCGCTCTAACCAGCTGAGCTATAGGCCCATGTTAATAAATTTTATTTACAAAACAACGGCAAGCGGCTTCTCTCTCCTTAGAAAGGAGGTGATCCAGCCGCACCTTCCGATACGGCTACCTTGTTACGACTTCACCCCAATCACCGGTCCCACCTTCGGCAGCTCCCTCCCTTTCCGGGTTAGGCCACTGACTTCGGGTGTTACCGGCTTTCGTGGTGTGACGGGCGGTGTGTACAAGGCCCGGGAACGTATTCACCGCGGCATGCTGATCCGCGATTACTAGCAATTCCGACTTCATGCAGGCGAGTTGCAGCCTGCAATCCGAACTGAGAGCGGCTTTTTGGGATTTGCTCCAGGTCGCCCCTTCGCTTCCCTTTGTACCGCCCATTGTAGCACGTGTGTAGCCCAGGGCATAAAGGCCATGATGATTTGACGTCATCCCCACCTTCCTCCATCTTATCGATGGCAGTCCCCTTAGAGTGCCCGTCTTTACGCTGGCAACTAAGGGTAGGGGTTGCGCTCGTTGCGGGACTTAACCCAACATCTCACGACACGAGCTGACGACAACCATGCAGCACCTGTCTCGCGGCTCCTACCTTTCGGCAGGCACCCCGGTGTTTCCACCAGGTTCCGCGGATGTCAAGCCCTGGTAAGGTTCTTCGGGTTGCGTCGAATTAAACCACATGCTCCACTGCTTGTGCGGGCCCCCGTCAATTCCTTTGAGTTTCAACCTTGCGGCCGTACTCCCCAGGCGGGGTGCTTATTGGGTTACCTCCGGCACGGAACCTCTCAGGCCCCACACCTAGCACCCATCGTTTACGGCCAGGACTACCCGGGTATCTAATCCGGTTCGCTCCCCTGGCTTTCGCTCCTCAGCGTCAGGTTCAGTCCAGAGAGCCGCCTTCGCCACTGGTGTTCCTCCCGATATCTACGCATTTCACCGCTACACCGGGAATTCCACTCTCCTCTCCTGCCCTCAAGTCCAGCAGTATCAGGTGCTCCCCCACGGTTGAGCCGTGGCCTTTTACACCTGACTTACCAGACCGCCTACGAGCTCTTTACGCCCAGTAATTCCGGACAACGCTCGCCCCCTACGTTTTACCGCGGCTGCTGGCACGTAGTTAGCCGGGGCTTCCTCCTCCGGTACCGTCATCCACTCACCCTTTTCGAATGAGTGAACTTCGTCCCGGAAGACAGGGGTTTACAACCCGAAGGCCTTCTTCCCCCACGCGGCGTCGCTCCGTCAGGCTTTCGCCCATTGCGGAATATCCCCCACTGCTGCCTCCCGTAGGAGTCTGGGCCGTGTCTCAGTCCCAGTGTGGCCGGTCACCCTCTCAGGCCGGCTACCCATCGTCGCCTTGGTAGGCCATTACCCCACCAACTAGCTAATAGGACGCGGGCCCATCTGTAAGCGGTAGCATGCTAAAGCCTCAGCCACCCTTTCCTATCAGGCCTCTACTCCCGATAGCGTATCCGGTATTAGCCCCGGTTTCCCAGGGTTATCCCGGTCTTACAGGTAGGTCACCCACGCGTTACTCACCCGTCCGCCGCTAAGGAAACAGCTGAGCAAGCTCAACCGCTTCCCCCGCTCGACTTGCATGTGTTAGGCACGCCGCCAGCGTTCGTCCTGAGCCAGGATCAAACCCTCCATTTATATCCGTACAACCCCTCGCAGGGTTATACCCCTTGGATAGTTTAATCCTTCCTTTTATCTGCTCTCGTACTCTTACCGAGTACGGGCCGCTTGCCGTTGTTTTGTTTTCAAAGAACATGTCTTGGGATTATAATCTTAACACAGCTTAATTGCTCTGTCAAGCTTTTTCTTTTTTTGTCGGCGCATCGCCGACGTCTAATAATATAGCATAACCTTTTTACCGAATCAAGACCATTTTATTAATTTTTTTGTTGTATTTTTTGGCAATAATACTAAATTACAATATTGTATTTATTTTATCCCTGGTTTAAAACAGGCTGTTAAGTGTCCGGGTTCCACTTCTAATAGTTCCGGCGTCTCCTTGCGGCAGCGTTCGTCCGCATACTGACACCTTGAAGCAAACCGGCATCCTTCGGGTGGATTAATTGGGCTCGGAACATCCCCCTTTAAGATAATTCTCTGACGGCTTGCTTCAATCCGAGGATCGGCAATTGGTACAGCTGAAAGTAGGGCTCTGGTATAGGGATGCAAGGGATTTTCGTAAAGTCTTCTACTTTCCGTAATTTCCACAATACGGCCTAAATACATGACCGCAATTCTATCGCTTAAATATCTAACGGTGGATAAGTCATGGGAAATAAATAAGTAAGTTAAACCAAATTGCTTTCTTAACTCTTCTAACAGATTAATTACCTGCGCACGAATGGAAACGTCTAATGCCGAAGTCGGTTCATCTAAAACTATAAATTCCGGTTTTACCGCCAGTGCTCTGGCTATCCCAATTCTCTGCCTCTGTCCCCCGGATAATTCATGGGGAAAGCGGTTAGCATGTTCCTCATTTAATCCCACCAGTTCTAAAAGCTCAATTACCCGGCTGTTTCTTTCCTCTCCGGTAGCCAAACGATGGATGTCAATTGGTTCCGCAATAATTTCACCAATGGTCATCCGGGGATTTAGAGATGCGTAAGGGTCCTGAAATATCATCTGAATTTTCCTATGCAAACCGTATCTCTCTTTTTTGCTCATCTTGGCAATATCCTGGCCTGCGTATTCAATCGTTCCAGCGGTTGGTTGATAAAGTCCGGCTAATACTCGGCCAAGAGTTGTTTTACCACATCCCGATTCTCCAACTAACCCCACCGTTTCTCCTTTTCGTATGGCTAAATTTACCCGGTCAACCGCTTTTAATACCTGACCATGGCCTAAATTAAAGTATTTAGAAAGATTTTTTGCCACTAAGATATTTTCTACCACTTAATCCACCGCCTTTGCTGTAAGCTTTTTAACTTCCTCGGCATTAAGCCAGCAGCTAACCCGGTGACCAGGAGAAACTTCAGTTTCCGGTGGTTCGTACATAGCACAGATTTTCATGGCATGTTCGCAGCGAGGCCAAAATGCACAACCTTTAGGCGGATTTATTAAATCCGGCGGCCGACCGGTAATGGGAACCAATGGAACTGACCGGTCTTGGTCTAAACGCGGAACCGATTTTAAAAGTCCCCAGGTATAGGGATGTTTCGCATTGTAAAAAATTTCTTCGGTATTTCCTTCTTCCACCACTTTTCCGGCATACATAACCACAACTCGCTCGGAAAATCCAGCTACAACACCCAAATCGTGGGTTATGATAATAACCGACATATGCAGTTTATTTTGCAGCTCTTTTAAAAGCTCCAAAATCTGGGCCTGAATGGTAACATCTAAAGCTGTAGTAGGCTCGTCCGCGATTAAAAGCTGTGGGTTGCAGGCAAGGGCTATGGCAATTAAAACCCTCTGGCGCATCCCACCGGAAAACTCATGGGGATATTGCTTTAACCTCTTTTCCGGCTGGTTAATTCCTACCATCTTTAATAGTTCAATCATCCGCTCTTTTGCTGCTTCACCTTTTAATCCCTGGTGAACCCGCAGTACCTCACCCAGTTGGGTTCCAATGGTTAAAGTGGGATTTAAGGAAGTCATGGGGTCTTGCGAGACCATTCCAATCTCTTTACCCCGTATTTTCGCCATCTGTTCCTGGGTTTTGGGGACCAAGTCCTCCCCGTTAAAAAGGATTTGCCCGCTGACAATTTTCCCCGGAGGTGTAGGGATTAACTTCATTATCGTGTGGGCTGTAACAGATTTGCCACACCCCGATTCCCCGACGATGGCAACAACTTCACCTTTTTTGACACTAAAGGTTACACCGCGGACAGCTTGGACATCGCCGGCAAAAGTTTTAAAGTTTACCCTGAGGTCTTTTACTTCTAAAATGTTTGCCACTTTAAAACCTCCTATCTTCTGGCCCGCGGGTCTAAGGCATCTCTTAACCCGTCACCAACAAAGTTAAAAGCCAGCATGGTTATACTGATAAAGAACGCCGGGAAAAATAATTGCCACGGATAAACTTGAATTGATTCAAGCCCTTCGCTTGCTAAGCTACCCCAACTTGCCATTGGGGCTGAAACCCCTAACCCTAAAAAACTCAACCAGGCTTCAGTAAAAATAGCTTCTGGAATCATTAAGGTCATGGCAACAATAATCGGACCCATTGTATTCGGAATTATGTGTCTAACTAAAATTCGAAGCGGGCTTGCTCCTAACACCTTCGCTGCAAGAACAAATTCTTGTTCTTTTAAAGATAGAACTTGTCCTCTTACTATTCTCGCCATATTTAGCCAGTAAACAGCTCCTAACGCTACAAATATTGTTTTTAATCCTGGCCCAAGCACAACCATCAGTAAAATTACATAAAGCAAGAAGGGTATACTCGAAAGGATTTCAACTATCCTCATCATTACTTCATCTAATTTTCCTCCAAAGTATCCTGAAATACCACCATACAATACCCCAATAACAAAACAAATTATGGTAGTAATAACGCCAATTGTTAAGGATATCCTTGCACCATACCATATTCTCGTAAACAAATCTCGTCCCAAATAATCAGTACCAAAATAATAATTGCTGTTTGGAGGTTGATTTGCATCAATTACACTTTGTTCATAATAGGTATGACCAGAAATACTAGGACCAATAATCGCCATAATTATAAGTAACATTATTATTGTAAGACCTAATACCGCAAGTTTATTTTTCCTAAAACTTCTTACAACATCTTGCCAGTAAGTAGTTTTTGGTCTTGTTATTGCTTCAGCATTTTTTTCTTCTGTTCTTATCTTTTCTACCATTTCTTTTGTTATATCCATTTTTCTTACTCTCCTTTGCCTAACTTAATTCTAGGATCAATAAAGCCATAAGATATATCAACTAATAAATTCATAAATATTAATAATACACTGTAAAAAATCGTAAGACCCATAATTACCGTGTAATCCCGATTCGTAATACTTGTAACAAAATCTCTACCTAATCCGGGGATAACAAATATTTTTTCAATAACAAAGCTTCCGGTAAAAATACCCGCAGCCATTGGTCCTAAATATGTTACAACAGGTAAAATAGCATTTTTCAGGGCATGTTTAAATATCACTGTTTTTTCACTTAAACCTTTTGCCCTTGCAGTTTTTATATAATCTTTTTCTAACTCTTCCAGTAGATTCGCCCGCACCATTCTAGTAATAAAAGCCATTGGTAAAAAGGCAAGTGAAATAGACGGAAGTATAGCATTTGCCGGTGTTTCCCATAATGCTGCTGGTAAAAGATTCAATTTAAGAGCAAAAATATACATTAATAACGTAGCTAGAATAAAACTTGGAACTGAAAAACCAATAGTAGCTATTATAACACTTATATAATCCAAAATACTATTTTTTTTCAATGCTGAAATTATGCCCAAAAGCACTCCAAATGTAACTGCAATTAATAATGCAATAAACCCTAAAGACGCCGAAACCGGAAAACCATCTTTAATTATTTCATTAACCGTTCTACCTTCATATTTTATCGAAACCCCAAGATCACCTTTTAGTAAATTGAGCATATAATATTCATACTGTTTTAATAATGGTTGATCTAAATGATATTTTGCCATTAAATTTTTCTCAACCTCTGGTGGGAGTTTTTTTGCATCCGTAAAAGGTCCTCCAGGTATGGAATGCATTAAAAAAAACGTAATTGTTGCAATCAACCAAACTGCAATAATTCCACTAAAAATTCTTTGTCTTATTATCGCAAACAAATTAAACACTCCTTTAAAAACAATAGTAGTTTTATATTCAAGTAGTCTATCATAAAATCGAGGTATGTGTTAATAACACATACCTCGATTCTTTAAAATTCTACTCTATATAAGCATTTTTAAGATCAACCAAACTTGTAGGCAATACTAATACGCCCTTAACTTTATCTTTAATTTGAATATGAATATCTCTGAATGTGAGGGGTATTATAGGTGCATCGTTTATTAAAATACTTTCTGCTTCATGTAATGCTTTAAAGTGCTCCTCAAAACTTTTTGCGTTAATCGCTTCTCTAATTTTTGCATCATAGTTTTTATTATCATAGCCCGGTGTATTGTTGCCATTACCTGTCATGAACATATCAAGGAAAGTCATAGGGTTTACATAATCTGCCGCCCAAGCATAAGCAACAATATGATACGGCGATTTAACAAAATTTGGATTTGAGAGATACTTTCCAGCTAAAACCTTCCATTACATAACTTCCAGTTTAGTAGAAATATTTAAATTCTTTCTCCATTGTTCTTGGAGATATTGAGCAATTTTTTTACTAGTTTCCCGATCTGCAGTTAAATAACGAAGTTCTGGGAATCCTTTACCATCAGGATATCCTGCTTCTGCAAGTAATTTCTTTGCTTCTTCTACATTATACTCAATTAAACTGCCACCTTTTTCTCTAAAGTCTTTGCCATCCGGTTCCTTAATCCCAAACGGAACAAAAGCATATGCCGCCTTTTGTCGTGGTAAAATCTTCGTTAAGCCCTCTCTATCAATAGCCATTGCTAAAGCTTTTCTAACTTTTGGATTATTTAATGGAGCTAGTTTGGTATTTAAAGCGGCGAAGTTTGTATTTAAACCAGAAATTTCTTTGGCCTTTCCTTGAGACATATACTGTTCTAAAAGAGCTGGTGGAATTAAGTCTACAGTTAAATCCAATTTACCTTGTTCAAAAAGAGTTGTTGCAGTTTGCTGGTCAGATACAAAATTAAATTCTACTTGTTCAAGTTTAACATTTTTAGCATCCCAATAATTGGGGTTTTTAACCAGTACCACTTTTTCCTTCGGCTTATACTCCTTATACATAAAAGGACCATTACAAATAATATTTAAATTATCCTTTACAAGAAAATCCGGATTCTCTTTTACCGTTTTTTCATTGATAGGTACCAATTGGGGCATAGTCACAATACTCAAAAAGTTTAAAGA is a window encoding:
- a CDS encoding ABC transporter permease produces the protein MFAIIRQRIFSGIIAVWLIATITFFLMHSIPGGPFTDAKKLPPEVEKNLMAKYHLDQPLLKQYEYYMLNLLKGDLGVSIKYEGRTVNEIIKDGFPVSASLGFIALLIAVTFGVLLGIISALKKNSILDYISVIIATIGFSVPSFILATLLMYIFALKLNLLPAALWETPANAILPSISLAFLPMAFITRMVRANLLEELEKDYIKTARAKGLSEKTVIFKHALKNAILPVVTYLGPMAAGIFTGSFVIEKIFVIPGLGRDFVTSITNRDYTVIMGLTIFYSVLLIFMNLLVDISYGFIDPRIKLGKGE
- a CDS encoding ABC transporter permease; amino-acid sequence: MDITKEMVEKIRTEEKNAEAITRPKTTYWQDVVRSFRKNKLAVLGLTIIMLLIIMAIIGPSISGHTYYEQSVIDANQPPNSNYYFGTDYLGRDLFTRIWYGARISLTIGVITTIICFVIGVLYGGISGYFGGKLDEVMMRIVEILSSIPFLLYVILLMVVLGPGLKTIFVALGAVYWLNMARIVRGQVLSLKEQEFVLAAKVLGASPLRILVRHIIPNTMGPIIVAMTLMIPEAIFTEAWLSFLGLGVSAPMASWGSLASEGLESIQVYPWQLFFPAFFISITMLAFNFVGDGLRDALDPRARR
- a CDS encoding protein arginine kinase; translated protein: MSLLTNSFSPWMAGTGTDADIVVSSRIRLARNLKDVPFPHLMDEETAGFVTKEVEKAVTSRGFKQKFGKTEFFKLVTLAPIERQVLVEKHLISPDHADGHPRRAFACTEDERIALMINEEDHIRLQVLLPGLELREAYNIATMVDDKLEEKLFYAFSEKYGYLTACPTNTGTGIRASTMLHLPGLTYTNQIPSLLNNTAKLGLTVRGLYGEGTKARGDLYQVSNQITLGLTEEEIIENVISVTRQIINQERMAREALYRENRHALEDELWRSYGILTSARMISSDEAMNLLSKVRLGVELKILPEIKRSVFNELIVATAPAYLTNLAQRPLDPAERDWERAKIIREKLKSN
- a CDS encoding ABC transporter ATP-binding protein: MVENILVAKNLSKYFNLGHGQVLKAVDRVNLAIRKGETVGLVGESGCGKTTLGRVLAGLYQPTAGTIEYAGQDIAKMSKKERYGLHRKIQMIFQDPYASLNPRMTIGEIIAEPIDIHRLATGEERNSRVIELLELVGLNEEHANRFPHELSGGQRQRIGIARALAVKPEFIVLDEPTSALDVSIRAQVINLLEELRKQFGLTYLFISHDLSTVRYLSDRIAVMYLGRIVEITESRRLYENPLHPYTRALLSAVPIADPRIEASRQRIILKGDVPSPINPPEGCRFASRCQYADERCRKETPELLEVEPGHLTACFKPGIK
- a CDS encoding UvrB/UvrC motif-containing protein, whose amino-acid sequence is MLCERCGQNPATMHITRVINGQKTEMNLCTQCAQELGHTFNFSPQLTFQNLLKGLMGHDVLGDFGISGGNVGVTKRCPVCGLTENQFINSGFLGCSQCYETFKDRVEQALRKIHGSTEHRGKFPAKTGGKIKILREIENLKKALNEAVSKEEFEKAAELRDKIKELEASLKE
- a CDS encoding CtsR family transcriptional regulator, with the translated sequence MMPSLADLIEQYIKKLIQESEDRVVEIQRNELAEKLRCVPSQINYVLATRFTLEHGYLIESRRGGGGYIRIIKIADQDREAFYQRIFEAIGDAVSESKAREIIKALYEAGSITEREKRLLTIAVDRKVLQVPLPYRDELRALLLKSMIAGVLNAEEGN
- a CDS encoding ABC transporter ATP-binding protein, producing MANILEVKDLRVNFKTFAGDVQAVRGVTFSVKKGEVVAIVGESGCGKSVTAHTIMKLIPTPPGKIVSGQILFNGEDLVPKTQEQMAKIRGKEIGMVSQDPMTSLNPTLTIGTQLGEVLRVHQGLKGEAAKERMIELLKMVGINQPEKRLKQYPHEFSGGMRQRVLIAIALACNPQLLIADEPTTALDVTIQAQILELLKELQNKLHMSVIIITHDLGVVAGFSERVVVMYAGKVVEEGNTEEIFYNAKHPYTWGLLKSVPRLDQDRSVPLVPITGRPPDLINPPKGCAFWPRCEHAMKICAMYEPPETEVSPGHRVSCWLNAEEVKKLTAKAVD